The window aataaatagatataaatatagttacatttatttcagtaccTCAATTCACCAAGTGAAATATATTAAATAGACTTAATTGCACACAGACTGttgttttaaacctttatttatgttAGTTGTGATGAGTTTCTGCTTACATCTGATGAAAACacgatatttaaaaataatatctgACCTATAAAAACAGGTTTTACACAGTGTTGTGGGTTTAATGAGAAATGTGTTTAGTACCTGCACACAAGTTGTTATTTTCTAAAGGTTAATTTAATTGTCTGATTAAATGTGCCTTATTCTAATTAACTGAATGTTCAAGCAGAATAATCCTGAAAATGATTATTCTTACACTATCAGATGTTTCAGTGGTCCAACCACTTCTCTCTGCAGCCTCTCCACATGTGGTGGTCTGCTCTCTGGATCATCCCTGGTCGATACAAGGAAGGATGCCATCGGTCAGTTTCTGGCCAATCACCATAGGCAAAAAGGCAAAGCAGAATAAGCTTCTTTTGTTCAAGCTGCATTCAGAGATCCTAACAGACTGACCGACTGCACCCCTAAACATATGTCCCACTATATCTACAGCACCTGGCCAAGATGACAAACACTACTTTGTTAAACACTAGACAACAGAGCTTCTGAATACCCAGCAGCTGCTGCATCACCTCACAGAAGGCAGTGAGACTGTTGCTGTTCCGGTAGTAACCCTTCCACTTGCCACTGTGAATCCTCCTAGCATTAAGTCCCAGAATGCCCctttgacaagaaaaaaaatcaagcaaatGGTTAAGAAGATTTTCAATTTCAGCAGGACCAACAACCACCACATTTAAAACCTTAATCAGGAACTGCCTTTCTTGTGGTCAACCGAAGTCACATttccagatggatgaatggacccagtttaattttttttataaatctgctGTGGTGAAAAACCTTTACTACTCCAAAAAGGTTTACCGAGCATATGCAGCAGAGGGGCTCACAAATATGTGGATGCCATTCATTGATTTTGCTGGAACACCTTTTCTCATAAAATATCTTCAGGTCACAGCAGCAGTCTGCTGAATCAAGGTAAATTATGGAggaaagagtaaaaacaaaatccaaggAAGAGCATCATTCTGGGTGTTTTTGCCAGGTCTCTGCAGACCTTTCAAACGAGATCCAGAAAGTCTGTACATTCACAGGGTTTCCTGGTTGAAGATGGTGAGCAGAAAAGGACAAATGATGGCTGACAGCTGTAACTTTATGATGCTAAATGTAGATATTGTAAATATTCTGTTATGTAAATAACGttgtgtaatttttgttttatgtgtaaTATTATGCAACAAACCTTTATTACCCTTTAGTataaaaagaattttaaaactTGTAGTGCAAGTTGTAATCTTTATCCATTACTGTGTCATTTTAACactgttctttctttttcttacatTCCTCTAAATTTTGACagatgctatatatatatatatatatatatatatatatatatatatatatatatatatatatatatatatatatatatatataacagtaATTTTCTAATAAATTCAGACATTCAAAgagccttttctttctttttctttctgtggcATAATTTCTTGTCTTGTTGCCTCTCTACATAGAATACCTCTGCTGAGCACTCCACGTACGTGGATAAGCGTTCCTATAGAATAAtccttttccctttttgtctTTGACATGTAATGCTTCTGCATTCACATTCctaaactttatatataagtatattaTCGTATGGGTCAGATAAAAGATAACTGAACTGCAACCAGACTATTTTCTTATAGATGTTTTCTCACAAAAGGAAAGTATTTTGATTATGTGTATGATTTTAGAAAGAACTCATTCATTTTAAacgttttatattttttatactttaattCAGACTTATTTATACAGCATCAATTCACAGCACATATTAGAAGTTACATTATAAAAGGTACGGGTCAATTTCACATCCAGTCCAGATTAAtgcattcacaaaaaaatacaaaacattggATCATTTGAGTATTTGTTTTGATCTAACGTCCTTTCAGCTTCTACCTAAAAcatgttcatatttttatttttgccttgatCAAAATATACTAGTTGAAAACTATTTATTGTACATGAACAACAAGTAAACTTCATCCTAAGTTTAACCATGACTGGAGTTCAAACGCTGGAAGCAGGCACCGTCTTACCGGCTGTCAATGCTTTCTACGCCGGTATAGAGACACTCTGTCTACACCTGTGGCTGAATAGTGTGGATTTTCACAtcccttttttaatttctaCAGGCGCGATTATAAAAGTCGCTGGAACAGTTTGTGCCTGCGCGGCCCCCGTAGTTCCTGTTCGACACAAGCGCAGGTTCGCCGGGAACATGCGCTTCTTTTTATCACTTGAACGACAGCGGACTTGGTTGCATAACACATCTCAACTAGAGACTACGGGGatgataatatttttttaaatatagatatcTTGTAGACTTTTAAAATATACTATATACAGCATTTGGTTTAGGCCACATACCCCCCTGCATTCTGTTTTATATCAAGACAGTTTATATCTGAACGGAGCCCGCCCGAACGTCGGTGTACGCGGACCTTATAATCGAACGCACCTCATACACGTTACACGTCACTTAGCGAAGCTGTGCTTCTCGCTTGATGTGACTTAGCCAGCGGCGAGCATCTGGATGACGTTTCCCGGGAAAACTTGGTTTTCTGTGTGAGTATCTGTGAATCTAACATGACCTAGTGACATAAAGCCGCCGCCATTAAAGGtgcagtcagaaaaaaaacgtcttcTCCGGGCTCTCTCTGCTTATCGTCCCGTAACCTACGAGACTTTCTCTGTACAGGTATGGAAACGCTTTGCGTTATCTGACGTTAACTTCTCAGCTCAAATTAAAACGCGTGGTTTGTAATGTCATTTCTATTacggtttttctttttctttttcttctttggttGCTCAAAGTTATACATTTGATTTATCCCTCTAAAGTTAACGGAGCGGAGCTTGAGTCCACCGGGTTTTAGGAGAGACAGCAGGCTTGGCCCTGCTGCAGCATAATGTCTGTTTCCGGGGCTGGGAGGCCATGGAGCTGCTGTTGATGAAGGTTTCTAAGTTTTTGCTGCTCCTCCTTCTTGAAGGTCATAATGATGGCAGGACCAGGGGCCACGGAGCCGTGAAGTCAGCCCAGACCGCTCCCCTGAGAGGACCGATGAATGATAAATCTAAAGCACAGTCTGCACCATGGGAAGGTAGATATGAACAAGTGTACTGTGTCCCTCTGGAACTGAAAAGCTACATAATATTGTCACttgaaagtgtttttatttttctcacattgCAATCACAAATCCGTTAGATTTTAAGGGCTTtatgtaaaaacaaagacaaggaGGTGTATAATTGTAACGTGAAGAAAGGTGCatgttttccactttaatttttaaagttgTAGTGAGTATACAGCCCCCTTCCTTTTATTATGATACTTTAAGTTAAAAGCCAGTGCTGCCACTTGCCTTCAGAGGTCGTATTATCAGAATATGCAGCCAAACGTTGTATAGATGAATCTGCAAACCAGAAAGAGCCGAGAGGCACATGGTAACCTTTGAGGAGCTGCAcatatccacagctcaggtggttGTAAATGTAAACAGGATAACTGCACGATGGTGCAAATGACTGTGTGAATTTATGCTCGTATACGACTATCCTTCTAATATTCTTTATTGTTGTACACCtgatattatgactttattctcgtaataaaaaaagacaaattgtaTTATGGCCATTGtagacaaaagaaaataaatgatttgtCTCCGAAGAGTACATTTCCACAAAGAAAATGAAATTGAGATTAATTTTATTCACGAGAGAGAACTTagatgttttctgatgttgaaaagttgtaaattttcaagaaataaaatgttttcccaTGATTAAAGGGATACATTTCTTATATTATCTCTGACGTAAAGTCAGAAATCTTGGATCATCTCGTGAATTACCAGAATAAAACAGATCGGAGCAGATTTTTGCCGTTTCCGATGGTCGATCCTTGCGGTTGATGGTTCCAATCCAGATTCACCAAGGTTCAGCACTCAGCTCCTCGGTTTGTGATCCCTCGTTTGTTCTGGATTTTGGTATGTAGTGAAAACTACGGTTGCACATCCTGTCTCCCAACATGAAAGCtttgtaaaacataaaatttaaataaattctcTTCGGTAGTAAAACTTTCACAGCCATTTCTAAAGGCAATTGTGCCTACCATCATGGTGGTTATATATCAGTGCCCTGATATATGACGTCACATGAGAACTGTGTATTGGTTTAGGTCAAAGAACATTAATGTTTGAATGGGATGGTCAGTGTTTAGAGCTAAATTAAACTGAGAGGGAAAACTTGGCCATTCACAGATCCTCTGTCCAATCTGTAGGAGCCGGAGTTTTTTTGAAAAGATGAATGGGCAAAGATTTGGGTCTCTAGCTATGTAGAGACATCCCAAACGACTTGCAGCTATAACTGCAGCGAAACATAGTTCTACAAGGTGATCTATAGGGACTGAATATGCACGTTATGTTTTTTCAGTTTCCCCATACAGCTAATAATGTGTTGGTTTTTTTCACCTAAAATCCCAATCAAATCCACCAAAGTCTGTTTGTGAAGtgaaaaaatgctgaaaagttCAATGGCCATGAATGCATTTGCAAGACGCCACATCTGTAACATCCAGGCACGCAGCGTTGAGgctcctgtattttattttttttaatttgtggaCAGGATCGGCTTTTCGTGCCTTTTCCCGGCGTCGTGGCACTTCAGCCTGTCGTCTCAGGTTCTTCCTCGGCTTCTGAGTCCTTCCCTCAGACAGCTGCTCTTCGTCGGCCTGGCACTCTGCCTCATAGGACTGCTCTACCTGCTGCTTGTGTCCGCTAAGACGCGCACCAGCTGGATTGGAGAAGAAGCCCCCTTCCACCGGTACGCTAATCTTagagctgctacccccgcgcgGATCTCCCAGAGCCGCCGCTGACTTAATCCTGTGTTTCTCATTCCAAAGGCACCTGGCTAGAGCCACTGACTCAGAGGCGACAGATACGAGCAACCCCAACCTGAACTATGGCCTGGTGGTGGACTGCGGCAGCAGTGGCTCCAGGGTGTTTGTGTACTGCTGGCCCCGGCACAACGGTAATCCCCGTGAACTACTGGACATACGGCAAATGCGAGATCAACACCGCAAGCCAGTGGTCATGAAGATCAAGCCTGGTAAGAAGCTTATTGGTCAACTTCTTAAAGGAGAAGGACGCAAATATGTCAGCCCTCACTTTACTAAAGTACTGTAAAGAATACtgtataaaatgcagttttatagCAGAATACAAGTGATTAAagtaaaagctgtttttcttatcaattttttttttctaaaggtaTCGCTGAATTGGCTAAAACACCTGAGAAGGCCAGCGACTACATATATCCTCTCCTGAGCTTTGCAGCTCAACACATTCCCAAACATAAGCACCAAGAGACACCGCTATACATCCTGTGCACGGCTGGAATGAGAATCCTACCAGAGAGGTAAGCGTGATGGGACTAATGATAAATGTTAAGGTGACagcagaaaaatatgttttgttttttttaatgttaatgtgttttatcTCAGTCACCAGGAAGCCATTCTTGAAGATCTGCGCACAGATATCCCAGTTCACTTCAACTTCCTCTTCTCTGATTCCCACGTGGAGGTGATTTCTGGAAAACAAGAAGGTACATTTAGGATGCGTTGAGTTATATTCTATTCAAACATCAGTACAGATTTAAATATAATCAAACCTAATAGCTTCtgtgtgttttaggtgtttaTGCATGGATCGGGATAAACTACGTCCTTGGCCGATTTAACCATGAGCACAATGGTAAGAACTTAACTTTGCTGTTTCACAAttagattttagatttttgggAAGGAATAAGGTTACTAGTGACCTCTCTGCTGTCCCAGATGGAGAAGCTGTGGTGGAGGTGCATGTCCCAGGCAGCGATCAGCAGGAAGCGCTGATGAGGAAAAGGACAGCCGGGGTCCTGGACATGGGCGGCGTCTCCACCCAGATTGCATATGAAGTGCCCAAAACTGTAAGCTTTGCCTCTCCACAACAGGTCATTATCTACAACCAATTCTGTTCTTGTTACGTCGTTGGCGTTCGGTGGCTCATGCTTTGTTTCTCTCCCTCCTTCCGATCTCTCTCTCATTCCTTGGTTAAAACCTCTATGAACCATTTTGTCCTGCGGAGATGATCtgctatccatccatcactgTTGAAAGCATACTGTAAGGTTGTttcatgcccccccccctctccccaccaccaccaccatgaggataaaataatgcaaacattagcttatgttattgtttttgaaGATTTTGTGTTAAAAACGTGTTTGTCAAAGTGTGAAGTACAGCTGTATATGTTTCCATGTTCACGGTGCCTTGCAACATATTTATACTTTTCatatgtttttataaaagtggaagaaaaaaaatgactaatGGTTTTCAAAATCCAGAGCACGTGATTTCCTTTGATCTGTTGTGGTTTTCTTTGTGCCTCTCTCCTGTAAAGGCCAGGTTAGCAGTCCTCATGACTAATGGTTGTCCTGAAACAGGTActtccacctgagctctggatctctgccgctcctccagagttaccatgagtGATCCTCTCTGAGTAACCCTCGAAATCCACATCCTCCGTGACCGCTCCGTTTACACACAGGCGCGTCTGTCCGACGGAGCaactatgttgttgttttttttgtttgtttgtttgtttttttgattaaTGAGAACGGTTCCACATTTTCCGTGACTTCTCCAAACGTCAGCGGACACGCTCTGTGTCGTTCACCGTCAAAATACGGAACAAGTCTATTTTCTGCTCCGTTACGGTCCGCCGGACTCCTGCCAGAGAGAAATAGCCCCCTGTTTTCTACTCAGATTCCTATAAAATGGTGAAGTGTGGGTTGAGATGTCCATTAACGTCAGCTAAAACACAATTGGATTATTCTAAATGCAAAAACATCTAAGGTTTGGTGGCCAATGTACTCACCCATATTCAGTAGAACTAAAAAATTGCAGAGTCGATGTATAATCAGCAACAGAACTTTTCAGACGCTGGGTgaatgaaaagtttatttatatccCCTGAACTTTTATGCCGTGAACTTCTTGCATGTGCTCACCTTGAGCTCCAAGGAGTAGCCGCTGACGCAGTAGGAGTTGCTTTTCACGGAGGCAGTGTGGAACGGAGCCAGACAGTGTTCGTCACAGGTCAGCGACTTTTACAATCCCAAAAGCCCATTTTGCCgtcagtccagctaaataaaacttgtttataAGCTGAAAGAAGACAACTTagaatttgtcatttttaaagaaccaccattttatttctgtttttaggtttgaaatacagcaaaatttaactttttacaaaaaggaGATGGAGACATTTCGTTCTTTGGGATGTTTATATTTGcggaaaataaaagcacataCCTTCcaactggttaaaaaaaatagatctaaaGTCATATTACTGCTACTTTTAGTGCTCTTCTGTGGTGGAGATACAATTGTTCCATGAGAAACTAGAAAGCTGCTTAAATCttgttttataattattattcgATATTTAAAAAGCTTAGTTGTTAGTTCCACTGTGGAAAGGCCAAAGAGACCCGTGGTTTAGGTGGAGGGCCTTATCTTGGTAGGTTTACTGTTCCGTAATCTTTCCCTTCCCAGACTATGGATTAAACAGTGATCTGTGACAAATTCAGATTTTGGGATTATGGTTTGTTTCTGTTGCTTGGGGTAAGATGTGCCGTTTTTTGATGCTTTGTAACAAACCCGAGGCCTTCCCAGAGCAGCTGTAGTTATTCTAAGGTTAACTATTAattaccatttttatttatgagtATCCGAGTAAaggggtctgaatacaaatacaaaccTGATGTGTCAGTTATTTATTCATGAgagattttgaaaaccatgtattattttgcttccacttcacaagtatacactactttgtgtcagTCTATCATAAAACATCCCAATGAAACCCTGACGTTCACGGTTTTTAAACGTAGAAACGTCGAAACGTTCCAGCGGCCTGACGTCCTGTCTGTCTTCCACAGGAGGAAGTAGCCAAAAACCTGCTTGCAGAATTCAACCTGGGATGTGACGCACACGTCACCGACCACGTCTATCGCGTGTACGTCTCCACCTTCCTGGGCTTCGGGGGGAACGCCGCGCGTCAAAGATACGAGGAGAGCCTCGTCAGAAACACCGCTGCCCGAAACAAGTGAGCGGCACATCTCTGCGCTCCGTCTgcgggtgtttttttttttttttgagcgtCCGCTGCTCAGACCGGCGCGCTCTAACGTCCGTGCGTTGTCGACCCCTCCAGGCTCTCAGGGGAACGTGTCGGCGAGACGGCAGAGTCTCCCCTCCCGGACCCTTGTCTTCCCACCGACCTGCAGGACGAGGTCGGCCCGCCGACTCAGAGGCTCCACCTTCGGGGGACGGGGGACTTCGACGAGTGCAGGCGGATCCTGCAGCCGTTCCTCAACAGAACCGACGAGAGCCGGACGTCCCTCAGCGGCGTCTTCCAGCCGCCGATAGACTACAGCAACAGCCAGTTTTATGGCTTTTCCGAGTTCTACTACTGCATGGAGGACGTGCTGCGCATGGGCGGAGATTATAATGCTTCTAAATACGCCCAGGCCGCCAAGGTAAACACTATAGGAAAACTATTTATCGTCTGTAAAATCACTAAAGGTTCCAAGCTTTTATCCCCATGTCTTTTAGCATTAACCCTGTGGAAGAAATGGGTCAGTGGGAAACTAAGGCTACATTTTAGTTGGACTAGTTCTTTATGTCTTGAATAGAATATATTGTGACGTAATAGATACGTTGGGTATTTAAACAGTGTTGGTGTAATACTCTTCCAGGTCAGATGGTGCAGTCGCCTCAgcatcactgagctatattatacactggagtgctaatcgccggctgtttgaacgagtcgctttgaagccaccagccggcatattggtactccctatttcccctcagtaactagggaatatgtgcgctacagcatcgaataacgaggattttctcatgttcaggggggggcttaagacttttaaaatgtcaaatgccatatacttttatgttatgttctaaaactatcaagtactgagaaagtcatgtgctgaaatattttgcattttattaatttaaatatatatttaacatttataaatatataaataacaatatacaaaaacatatatttacatatgtgtatacatatatatacatatacacatatacacatatatatatatatatatttaatatgaataacatgtaaaatatttcagcacatcatttcctagtagttgatagtgttagtacatccactgactgtagaattacctgtgaaaattttcacacagccagaaaactgcttgttgttgcaaccaaatcctatgggattatgtgagagtagggaggagcaagatggcggccagtgacttcagtttttcggcaaaatcagcactcccgtgtattatatagctcagtgctcaGCATCCATGTCTTTGCCTTGGTAACCCCCTTCTGTTGCGGTGTACCATTCACAGGGCTACTGCGCCACCCAGTGGAAGACGCTGAAGGAGCGCTTTGACTCCGGGCTGTATGCGTCGCATGCAGATTTTCACCGGCTCAAGTAAGCCACGCGTAGATTTACCAGACGGTCTCTGAAGTCCACCTACCTGTGAGTTGTAACAGCGGGACACGGCGGGCCTTTACTCTCACGTCTGCAGGTACCAGTGTTTTAAATCCGCGTGGATGTACGAAGTTTTGCACACTGGTTTCTCCTTCCCGACCGATTACAAGAACCTGAAGACAGCCCTGCTGGTCTACGATAAAGAGGTCCAGTGGACTCTTGGAGCCATTCTTTATAGGACGCGGTTTCTACCTTTGAGGTAAGATGGGCCGTTTCTTACTTTTGCCCCTCTCTGTTTGGTTGCTTATCACTGGAGTCATTTTATCTCCTGAAATCCAGTCTGGTTCAGACAGTTTTTCACAAAATCCCAAAAAATATCCATATCCTCATCAGGATTGGCTGGTAACAGCGAAGGATTTAAGAAGCAAAGGAGACAAATCTAGTCTTTATTAAGCTTATAATAAGATATTAAGCTCAATTGGTATAAGACGGGATAGGTTGCTCGGATAATAGCTGCAGAAATCTGAAGAAAGGGTATAGGACAGAATATGCGACCTGTAAAGACATGTTTTTCTATATCCATTGAGAATGTTCTAGAACTTACCTGCTACCTGtgctttgttgcattttttttttttttcctcccagggACATCCCTCAGGAGAGTCCGAAGGGAGCACACTCTCACTGGCGACACAGCTTCTCCTTCATCAACAACCACTACTTGTTCCTGGTCTGTTTCTTTATCGTGTTGCTCTCCATTATTCTGTACTTGCTGAGGCTGCGCCGCATCCATCGGCGTGTGGCGCCGCGCTACACTCCCTCCTCTGTGCCGTGGTTGGAAGAGGGCCTCGGCTCTCCCTCCCTCCCGGTCGAGCTCTAAACTTTGGGCCGCGTGAGCAGGTTTATCACCTTCAAACGTCAGAGTCCACTCCTACGTCGGACCGTCTACGTTTTCAGCACCCTACAAGTTGATGGGCTGGAAATAGAAATTTGGATAAATGAGGAACATGTTTCATATGTCTTAGGATGACAGATACAACATTGCTGTTGTTATTTTTGCCTGCTGCTGCCTTCaggtctttcttttttctttttttttctgcctttttttatcataacaaacacaaaatggtACTTTGCTTTCTACTCAGTGCGCACCTGGATGGTGGGACTGGACATTGACATTCACCACACTGGCTAAATATATTATAGAGACATTTAATTgtctttttgccttttcttatttgccttttttagttgttgttttttttttattattttgttccagtttatttttttcttagctttttTCCATAGTTGTCAAATAGAAAAAGCACTCTCTACAGAAACCTGAAAAGCAATATGATTTCTCCTCGGCGTTGGAAGCACTTTGCACTGCAGTCGCACTGCATGGCCTAAATGAATTGATTTATCGGGTGTGTTTATGCCTAAACGTTTCTGCATATTTATGTTGGAAAATGTTAAGCCTATAACAACAGTAATAGTGCAATACATGTCTTGTCACTGCTGGGACATTCTTAAAAACCCGTCGGCCCTCTTAACAAGAGAATCAGTCCCACCGCTGAAACTTGCTTGACTCTTTGGTGGGTATTGTTACCTAGACTTAATTGGGGCTTCATTTTCCGAAGCCAGTATATCACTACTGTGAGGGAATTGTAAATCAGAGCGTATGTtctgttatttaaataaaataagggtCTATTTAAGTGTTTTCGCAGATGAATGTGAAATAACTGTTGTGACACTGCAATACAGGAATAAAAGTTTTATGATATACTTGTCTGCTTATTTTACGAGAAGGAAATCGGACTAATAAAGAACCGCACATAAAACtgaaacaagatttttgcatAAACTTTTTTATCTGTCAAACCTTATTTCTCACTGACGTTAAATCagactgttttttattttattttaggtcagttaggattttGTTAA of the Fundulus heteroclitus isolate FHET01 chromosome 12, MU-UCD_Fhet_4.1, whole genome shotgun sequence genome contains:
- the LOC105926860 gene encoding ectonucleoside triphosphate diphosphohydrolase 4 isoform X1, which encodes MGRIGFSCLFPASWHFSLSSQVLPRLLSPSLRQLLFVGLALCLIGLLYLLLVSAKTRTSWIGEEAPFHRHLARATDSEATDTSNPNLNYGLVVDCGSSGSRVFVYCWPRHNGNPRELLDIRQMRDQHRKPVVMKIKPGIAELAKTPEKASDYIYPLLSFAAQHIPKHKHQETPLYILCTAGMRILPESHQEAILEDLRTDIPVHFNFLFSDSHVEVISGKQEGVYAWIGINYVLGRFNHEHNDGEAVVEVHVPGSDQQEALMRKRTAGVLDMGGVSTQIAYEVPKTVSFASPQQEEVAKNLLAEFNLGCDAHVTDHVYRVYVSTFLGFGGNAARQRYEESLVRNTAARNKLSGERVGETAESPLPDPCLPTDLQDEVGPPTQRLHLRGTGDFDECRRILQPFLNRTDESRTSLSGVFQPPIDYSNSQFYGFSEFYYCMEDVLRMGGDYNASKYAQAAKGYCATQWKTLKERFDSGLYASHADFHRLKYQCFKSAWMYEVLHTGFSFPTDYKNLKTALLVYDKEVQWTLGAILYRTRFLPLRDIPQESPKGAHSHWRHSFSFINNHYLFLVCFFIVLLSIILYLLRLRRIHRRVAPRYTPSSVPWLEEGLGSPSLPVEL
- the LOC105926860 gene encoding ectonucleoside triphosphate diphosphohydrolase 4 isoform X2, which produces MGRIGFSCLFPASWHFSLSSQVLPRLLSPSLRQLLFVGLALCLIGLLYLLLVSAKTRTSWIGEEAPFHRHLARATDSEATDTSNPNLNYGLVVDCGSSGSRVFVYCWPRHNGNPRELLDIRQMRDQHRKPVVMKIKPGIAELAKTPEKASDYIYPLLSFAAQHIPKHKHQETPLYILCTAGMRILPESHQEAILEDLRTDIPVHFNFLFSDSHVEVISGKQEGVYAWIGINYVLGRFNHEHNDGEAVVEVHVPGSDQQEALMRKRTAGVLDMGGVSTQIAYEVPKTEEVAKNLLAEFNLGCDAHVTDHVYRVYVSTFLGFGGNAARQRYEESLVRNTAARNKLSGERVGETAESPLPDPCLPTDLQDEVGPPTQRLHLRGTGDFDECRRILQPFLNRTDESRTSLSGVFQPPIDYSNSQFYGFSEFYYCMEDVLRMGGDYNASKYAQAAKGYCATQWKTLKERFDSGLYASHADFHRLKYQCFKSAWMYEVLHTGFSFPTDYKNLKTALLVYDKEVQWTLGAILYRTRFLPLRDIPQESPKGAHSHWRHSFSFINNHYLFLVCFFIVLLSIILYLLRLRRIHRRVAPRYTPSSVPWLEEGLGSPSLPVEL